The proteins below come from a single Mya arenaria isolate MELC-2E11 chromosome 6, ASM2691426v1 genomic window:
- the LOC128236797 gene encoding uncharacterized protein LOC128236797: MDSTLCLVMLSIITVQASAQDSSGFIGNACYGTNHACDFYSLQCPQGEIIHLYNLIAGGKSEPTCRSEQHCSGGLDCCSFSQGDITSTFNLENTYHTYRNCSGRQSCTAIQAPWQRLDTQTFSSYVHIEYTCERASTKIPMCGSNPSIYTSSAEVWFDGSIETFDPTKASKECACTIKNNQIGRGLEVYMYLLDVRLESHYVGNVSSAACSSAQFYSEMIVIQCANTTQHWVTNFKYYDSNSFTHQYSKVLGSGQTTDLGLSSLYKNRQRDAPALVWIKIASARSSDTFEIICGEVTPAYFTTTTTTTTTTPPTTTPPPTTTRTVTTPTASIRKTKTAAAKTATTTSSSTTTATTTTSVETMTTTPFTTTSKATTTTKNHSVTTKLSIVTFPRRTSTTSLPETRTSSSTTAKPVTTIPVTTMGTPMKPRTTSAPLVNATEETTPVSAVVVAVPIACVLATMLAVSTAFFFKERRKRMEAENGNTNTSVRDRSVTRLQEFPSERVYDTIGETNTPEGNYNLGTRNLTNNLAHVYTESAPVAPVQQTNTDADISGQNCGYETLQHSPYQNTDTNGVPCSVYNQLTF; encoded by the exons TACAAGCCAGCGCCCAAGACAGCAGCGGTTTTATTGGCAACGCCTGCTATGGGACCAACCATGCATGCGATTTCTACAGCCTTCAATGTCCACAAGGAGAAATCATTCACCTTTATAATCTCATCGCTGGGGGGAAGTCGGAACCC ACATGTCGATCCGAGCAACACTGCTCAGGAGGGCTTGACTGCTGTTCGTTTAGCCAAGGGGACATAACCTCTACTTTCAACCTAGAGAACACGTACCATACATACAGGAATTGTTCTGGGCGACAATCGTGTACAGCCATTCAGGCTCCCTGGCAGCGCTTGGACACGCAGACGTTCTCGTCGTATGTTCACATTGAATACACATGTGAAAGAG CTTCAACGAAAATACCTATGTGTGGAAGTAATCCAAGTATTTACACGTCGTCAGCAGAGGTTTGGTTCGACGGCTCAATAGAAACGTTTGATCCCACCAAGGCCAGCAAAGAATGCGCATGTACAATCAAGAATAACCAAATAGGGAGGGGTCTAGAAGTGTACATGTATCTACTGGATGTCCGACTAGAGAGCCACTATGTAGGGAATGTCTCATCCGCAGCGTGCTCCAGTGCGCAATTCTACTCAGAAATGATTGTCATTCAATGTGCCAATACAACTCAGCACTGGGtgacaaatttcaaatattacGATTCAAACAGTTTCACTCACCAGTATTCTAAAGTATTAGGATCTGGTCAGACAACAGATCTTGGCCTTTCAAGCCTGTATAAAAATAGACAAAGAGACGCCCCGGCTTTGGTTTGGATTAAGATTGCGTCAG CAAGGTCGTCCGACACATTTGAGATAATTTGCGGAGAAGTTACACCTGCatatttcacaacaacaacaacaacaacaacaacaacaccaccaacaacaacaccaccaccaacaacaacaagaacagtAACAACACCAACGGCAtcaataagaaaaacaaaaactgcagcagcaaaaacagcaacaacaacatcatcatcaacaacaacagcaacaacaacaacatctgtAGAAACAATGACGACAACACCGTTTACTACTACTTCCAAGgcaacaacgacaacaaaaaATCATTCTGTTACAACCAAACTTTCAATTGTAACATTTCCAAGGAGAACATCAACAACATCTTTACCAGAAACTAGGACCTCATCTTCCACAACTGCAAAACCTGTAACAACAATACCCGTGACCACAATGGGGACACCCATGAAGCCAAGAACTACTTCAGCCCCATTGGTGAACGCCACGG AGGAAACAACTCCAGTATCTGCAGTGGTGGTAGCTGTTCCGATAGCATGTGTGTTAGCCACGATGTTGGCTGTGTCCACCGCATTCTTCTTCAAGGAACGAAGAAAACGAATGGAAGCTGAAAACGGAAATACTAACACGAGTGTCAGGGACAGAAGTGTTACAAGACTGCAAGAGTTTCCATCAGAACGAGTGTATGATACCATCGGTGAAACAAACACTCCTGAGGGTAACTACAATTTAGGAACACGCAATTTAACGAACAACTTAGCTCATGTTTACACCGAAAGTGCGCCGGTAGCCCCTGTTCAGCAAACCAATACTGACGCTGATATAAGTGGTCAAAATTGTGGCTACGAGACATTACAACACTCTCCCTATCAGAACACAGACACTAATGGTGTACCATGTAGTGTTTACAACCAGCTCACGTTTTGA